In the genome of Cronobacter malonaticus LMG 23826, one region contains:
- the pyrB gene encoding aspartate carbamoyltransferase, translated as MANPLYQKHIISINDLSRAELELVLETAAKLKANPQPELLKHKVIASCFFEASTRTRLSFETSMHRLGAAVVGFSDSSNTSLGKKGETLADTISVISTYVDAIVMRHPQEGAARLATEFSGGVPVLNAGDGANQHPTQTLLDLFTIQETQGRLENLTIAMVGDLKYGRTVHSLAQALAKFNGNRFCFIAPDALAMPQYILDMLDEKGIPWSLHSAIEDVVQEVDILYMTRVQKERLDPSEYANVKAQFVLRAADLQGARANMKVLHPLPRIDEITTDVDKTPHAWYFQQAGNGIFARQALLALVLNRDLAL; from the coding sequence ATGGCTAATCCGCTTTATCAAAAACATATTATTTCCATCAACGATCTCAGCCGCGCCGAGTTAGAGCTGGTGCTGGAGACGGCGGCGAAGCTGAAAGCGAACCCGCAGCCGGAGCTTCTGAAGCACAAAGTGATCGCCAGCTGCTTCTTTGAAGCCTCGACCCGCACCCGCCTGTCGTTTGAAACCTCCATGCACCGCCTCGGCGCGGCGGTGGTCGGCTTCTCCGACAGCAGCAACACTTCGCTTGGCAAAAAAGGCGAAACGCTGGCGGATACCATTTCCGTTATCAGCACCTATGTGGACGCCATTGTGATGCGCCACCCGCAGGAGGGCGCGGCGCGTCTGGCGACCGAATTTTCTGGCGGCGTGCCGGTGCTGAATGCGGGCGACGGCGCCAACCAGCACCCGACCCAGACGCTGCTCGATCTCTTTACCATCCAGGAGACTCAGGGACGTCTTGAGAACCTCACCATCGCGATGGTCGGCGACCTGAAATATGGCCGTACGGTGCATTCGCTGGCGCAGGCGCTGGCGAAATTCAACGGCAACCGCTTCTGCTTTATCGCCCCCGACGCGCTGGCGATGCCGCAGTACATCCTCGATATGCTGGATGAGAAAGGCATTCCGTGGAGCCTGCACAGCGCCATCGAAGACGTAGTGCAGGAGGTGGACATCCTCTATATGACCCGCGTGCAGAAAGAGCGTCTCGACCCGTCGGAATACGCCAACGTGAAGGCCCAGTTTGTGCTGCGCGCCGCCGATTTGCAGGGCGCGCGCGCGAATATGAAAGTGCTGCACCCGCTGCCGCGCATTGATGAGATCACCACCGATGTGGATAAAACGCCGCACGCCTGGTATTTCCAGCAGGCGGGCAACGGCATTTTTGCCCGTCAGGCGCTGCTGGCGCTGGTACTGAATCGCGATTTAGCGCTGTAA
- the pyrI gene encoding aspartate carbamoyltransferase regulatory subunit, which yields MTHDNKLQVEAIRRGTVIDHIPAQVGFKLLSLFKLTETDQRITIGLNLPSGEMGRKDLIKIENTFLTDEQVNQLALYAPQATVNRIDDYEVVGKSKPSLPDRIENVLVCPNGNCISRIEPVASSFAVKTRGDAVQLKCKYCEKEFARHVVLAD from the coding sequence ATGACCCATGATAATAAACTTCAGGTAGAAGCCATCCGTCGCGGTACGGTGATTGACCATATTCCGGCGCAGGTCGGCTTCAAACTGCTTTCCCTGTTTAAGCTTACCGAAACGGATCAGCGTATTACCATCGGCCTGAACCTGCCTTCCGGCGAAATGGGCCGCAAAGATTTAATCAAAATTGAAAATACCTTCCTGACCGACGAACAGGTTAACCAGCTCGCGCTTTACGCGCCGCAGGCGACGGTGAACCGCATCGACGATTATGAAGTGGTGGGCAAGAGCAAACCGAGCCTGCCGGATCGGATCGAGAACGTGCTGGTCTGCCCGAACGGTAACTGCATCAGCCGTATCGAGCCGGTCGCCTCCAGCTTTGCCGTGAAAACGCGCGGCGACGCGGTGCAGCTTAAGTGCAAATATTGCGAGAAAGAGTTCGCCCGTCACGTCGTGCTGGCGGATTAA
- the ridA gene encoding 2-iminobutanoate/2-iminopropanoate deaminase: protein MSRTIATENAPAAIGPYVQAVDLGNMVITSGQIPVDPKSGSVPDDIAAQARQSLDNVKAIIEAAGLKVGDIVKTTVFVKDLNDFATVNATYEAFFTEHNATFPARSCVEVARLPKDVKIEIEAIAVRR from the coding sequence ATGTCCCGCACTATCGCCACGGAAAATGCCCCTGCCGCTATCGGCCCTTACGTTCAGGCCGTCGACCTGGGCAACATGGTTATCACCTCCGGTCAGATCCCGGTTGACCCGAAATCCGGCAGCGTCCCGGATGATATCGCCGCCCAGGCGCGTCAGTCGCTGGATAACGTGAAAGCGATTATCGAAGCCGCTGGCCTGAAAGTCGGTGATATCGTGAAAACCACGGTATTCGTGAAAGATCTTAACGATTTCGCGACCGTTAACGCCACTTATGAAGCCTTTTTCACCGAGCACAACGCGACCTTCCCGGCACGTTCCTGCGTGGAAGTGGCGCGTCTGCCGAAAGATGTGAAAATCGAAATCGAAGCGATCGCCGTACGTCGTTAA
- a CDS encoding YgiQ family radical SAM protein, giving the protein MSSLSLIQPDRDLFSWPQYWAACFGPAPFLPMSREEMDQLGWDSCDIILVTGDAYVDHPSFGMAICGRMLEAQGFRVGIIAQPDWSSKDDFMRLGKPNLFFGVTAGNMDSMINRYTADRKLRHDDAYTPDNEAGKRPDRATLVYTQRCKEAWRDVPVILGGIEASLRRTAHYDYWSDTVRRSVLVDAKADMLIFGNGERPLVEVAHRLAMGESIATIRDVRNTAIVVKEALPGWAGVDSTRLDTPGRIDPIPHPYGDDLPCADGNKPEKPAAKAVTVQPPRPKPWEKTYVLLPSYEKVKGDKVLYAHASRILHHETNPGCARALMQKHGDRYIWINPPAIPLSTEEMDSVFALPYQRVPHPAYGTKRIPAYEMIRFSVNIMRGCFGGCSFCSITEHEGRIIQSRSEDSIINEIEAIRDSVPGFTGIISDLGGPTANMYMLRCTSPRAEQTCRRLSCVYPEICPHMDTDHTPTINLYRRARDLRGVRKILIASGVRYDLAVEDPRYIKELATHHVGGYLKIAPEHTEEGPLSKMMKPGMGSYDRFKALFDTYSRQAGKEQYLIPYFISAHPGTRDEDMVNLALWLKRHRFRLDQVQNFYPSPLANSTTMYYTGKNPLGKIGYKSEDVVVPKGDRQRRLHKALLRYHDPANWPVIREALEAMGKKHLIGSRRDCLVPAPTIEEMRAAKRHYRNTQPALTKHTPVSVSRQSQPKAKKTAR; this is encoded by the coding sequence ATGAGTTCCCTGAGCCTGATCCAGCCGGATCGCGATCTGTTCTCCTGGCCGCAGTACTGGGCCGCCTGCTTTGGGCCTGCGCCCTTTTTACCGATGTCGCGCGAGGAGATGGACCAGCTCGGCTGGGACAGCTGCGATATTATTCTCGTCACCGGTGACGCCTACGTCGATCACCCGAGCTTCGGCATGGCCATTTGCGGCCGTATGCTGGAGGCGCAGGGCTTTCGCGTCGGGATCATCGCGCAGCCGGACTGGAGCAGCAAAGACGACTTCATGCGCCTTGGCAAACCGAACCTGTTTTTCGGCGTCACCGCCGGGAACATGGATTCGATGATCAACCGCTACACAGCGGATCGCAAACTGCGCCATGACGACGCCTACACGCCGGATAACGAAGCCGGGAAACGCCCGGATCGCGCAACCCTGGTCTATACCCAGCGCTGTAAAGAGGCCTGGCGCGACGTACCGGTCATTCTGGGCGGTATTGAGGCGAGCCTGCGCCGCACCGCGCATTACGATTACTGGTCTGATACCGTGCGCCGCTCGGTGCTGGTGGATGCCAAAGCCGACATGCTGATTTTCGGCAACGGCGAGCGTCCGCTGGTGGAAGTGGCGCATCGTCTGGCGATGGGTGAGTCTATCGCTACGATCCGCGATGTGCGTAATACGGCGATCGTGGTGAAAGAGGCGCTGCCGGGCTGGGCGGGTGTGGATTCCACGCGTCTCGACACGCCGGGGCGCATCGATCCGATCCCGCATCCGTATGGCGACGATCTGCCGTGTGCTGACGGCAACAAACCGGAAAAACCGGCGGCGAAAGCCGTTACCGTTCAGCCACCGCGCCCGAAGCCGTGGGAGAAAACCTACGTGCTGCTGCCATCGTATGAAAAAGTGAAGGGCGATAAAGTGCTCTACGCGCACGCCTCGCGCATTCTGCACCACGAAACCAACCCCGGCTGCGCCCGCGCGCTGATGCAAAAGCATGGCGATCGTTATATCTGGATCAATCCGCCTGCGATCCCGCTCTCTACCGAAGAGATGGACAGCGTCTTTGCGCTGCCGTACCAGCGCGTGCCGCACCCGGCTTACGGCACCAAACGCATTCCGGCTTATGAGATGATCCGCTTCTCGGTGAACATTATGCGCGGCTGCTTTGGCGGCTGTTCGTTCTGCTCTATTACCGAGCACGAAGGGCGCATTATCCAGAGCCGCTCGGAAGATTCGATCATTAATGAGATTGAGGCGATCCGCGATTCAGTGCCCGGCTTTACCGGGATTATCTCCGATCTCGGCGGGCCGACGGCCAATATGTATATGCTGCGCTGCACGTCGCCGCGCGCCGAGCAGACCTGCCGCCGCCTGTCGTGCGTCTACCCGGAGATCTGCCCGCATATGGATACCGATCATACGCCGACGATCAATCTCTACCGCCGCGCGCGGGATCTCAGAGGCGTCAGGAAGATCCTGATCGCCTCCGGGGTGCGCTACGATCTGGCGGTGGAAGATCCGCGCTATATCAAAGAGCTGGCGACGCATCACGTCGGCGGTTATCTGAAGATTGCCCCGGAGCATACCGAAGAGGGGCCGCTGTCAAAAATGATGAAGCCGGGCATGGGCAGCTATGACCGCTTTAAAGCACTGTTCGACACCTATTCCAGACAGGCGGGCAAAGAGCAGTACCTGATCCCGTATTTTATCTCCGCGCACCCCGGCACGCGTGATGAAGACATGGTGAATCTGGCGCTGTGGCTCAAGCGCCACCGTTTCCGCCTCGATCAGGTGCAGAACTTCTATCCGTCGCCGCTCGCCAACTCAACCACGATGTATTACACCGGCAAAAACCCGCTCGGGAAAATCGGCTACAAAAGTGAAGATGTGGTAGTGCCAAAAGGCGATCGCCAGCGCCGCCTGCATAAGGCGCTGCTGCGCTATCACGATCCGGCCAACTGGCCGGTTATTCGCGAGGCGCTGGAGGCGATGGGCAAAAAGCATCTGATTGGTTCGCGCCGCGATTGCTTAGTGCCTGCGCCGACGATTGAAGAGATGCGCGCGGCGAAGCGTCACTACCGCAACACGCAGCCCGCGCTGACCAAACATACGCCGGTGAGCGTTTCGCGCCAGAGCCAGCCCAAAGCGAAGAAAACGGCGCGCTGA
- a CDS encoding siderophore-interacting protein, with the protein MMNQTTQFPQRVRNELRFREITVLKSERVSGFQRIVFGGDALAGFTSRGFDDHIKVFFPQDGAPFVPPEVSDGGIVWAGDVRPPSRDYTPLFDEASQQLTIDFYMHESGVASDWAVAAKPGDTLCIGGPRGSLVVPEDYAWQLYVCDESGMPALRRRLESLRAQAKPVQVEAIVTVADEALKGYLAHLGEFNIQWVIGHDAQAVEAKLAALTVPEDDYYLWITGEGKVVKRLSEPFEGRVNPQLMRAAAYWHSK; encoded by the coding sequence ATGATGAATCAGACAACTCAATTCCCGCAGCGCGTGCGCAACGAACTGCGTTTTCGTGAAATTACCGTGCTTAAAAGCGAGCGCGTCAGCGGCTTTCAGCGCATCGTGTTTGGCGGCGACGCGCTGGCAGGCTTTACCTCGCGCGGCTTCGACGACCATATCAAAGTGTTTTTCCCGCAGGACGGCGCGCCGTTCGTTCCGCCTGAAGTCTCCGATGGAGGCATCGTCTGGGCAGGCGACGTGCGCCCGCCGTCGCGTGACTACACGCCGCTGTTTGACGAGGCGAGCCAGCAGTTAACCATCGATTTTTACATGCATGAATCTGGCGTGGCGAGCGACTGGGCGGTGGCGGCCAAACCCGGCGACACGCTCTGCATCGGCGGGCCGCGCGGCTCGTTAGTGGTGCCGGAAGATTACGCCTGGCAGCTTTACGTGTGCGATGAATCCGGGATGCCCGCGCTGCGCCGCCGCCTGGAGTCGCTCCGCGCGCAGGCGAAACCGGTGCAGGTGGAGGCTATCGTGACGGTGGCGGATGAGGCGCTGAAAGGGTATCTGGCGCACCTTGGCGAATTTAACATTCAGTGGGTCATCGGCCACGACGCGCAGGCGGTAGAAGCGAAACTGGCGGCGCTGACGGTGCCCGAGGACGATTACTACCTCTGGATAACCGGCGAAGGCAAAGTGGTTAAGCGCTTAAGCGAGCCGTTTGAAGGCCGCGTCAATCCTCAGCTGATGCGCGCCGCGGCGTACTGGCACAGCAAGTAA
- a CDS encoding PadR family transcriptional regulator — MRSDDRHASSPRREGRHGPDGHRRPRFFGNGELRLVMLDILCAGESHGYELIKAIETLTAGHYAPSPGVVYPTLDALEAQGFVVLHDEENGRKKIAITDAGRAWLGENREALDHIQARMRARAIGHKLRKDPQMKRALDNMKAVLDLKVNQAEISPETLKQIIGIIDRAALEISQLD; from the coding sequence ATGCGCTCAGACGACCGCCACGCTTCATCCCCCCGCCGTGAGGGCCGACACGGGCCGGATGGCCATCGCCGCCCGCGCTTTTTCGGCAACGGTGAACTGCGCCTGGTGATGCTGGATATCCTGTGCGCCGGCGAGAGCCACGGTTACGAACTTATCAAAGCCATCGAAACGCTGACCGCAGGTCACTATGCGCCAAGCCCCGGCGTGGTCTACCCGACGCTCGACGCGCTGGAGGCGCAGGGGTTTGTGGTGTTGCACGATGAAGAAAATGGCCGGAAGAAAATCGCGATTACCGACGCGGGCCGCGCGTGGCTTGGGGAGAACCGCGAGGCGCTGGATCATATTCAGGCGCGGATGCGGGCGCGCGCCATCGGGCACAAGCTGCGTAAAGATCCGCAGATGAAACGGGCGCTCGACAACATGAAAGCGGTGCTGGATTTAAAAGTGAATCAGGCGGAAATCAGCCCGGAGACGTTAAAACAGATTATCGGGATCATTGACCGCGCGGCGCTGGAGATCTCCCAGCTCGATTAA
- a CDS encoding methyl-accepting chemotaxis protein: MSIRDIKIRTKLIFAFAFFIVLLLISAGLSLGSLSQANNNIQQVIAEDYPTTVKANQLIENFQSFVSTQQLMLMDENQRWTQQSEAQLSAISGRIGALLADLNKTLTDDASRQALAQIADVRKQYLASRFRILDAVKRNDRNAALEEMMSTTVALQNEYKARVQALIKIQDNHMREAGVTVAKDFSSNRALTIGLTLLCVVLGSLMGWLIVRAITRPLDQAVRFAGAIAEGDLTRSVDVQSRDETGVLLNALMDMKQRLQAIVQEVQYSAESISSAASQIVAGNQDLAARTEEQASSVEQTAASMEQITSTVKNTADNTSEATKLSADAADVVKRNGEMMQQVTDKMRVIRGTSDRMSDIINLIDSIAFQTNILALNAAVEAARAGEHGRGFAVVAGEVRQLAQKSASSASEIRALIEDSTGQTREGMELVEKASGLLNGMVANVGEMDTILQEIAQASREQTDGISQINTAIGMIDTTTQQNSALVEESVAAASSLNDQAHNLKEMIKVFRLSA, encoded by the coding sequence ATGTCCATCCGCGATATTAAAATCCGCACAAAGCTTATTTTCGCTTTTGCTTTTTTTATTGTTTTATTACTTATCAGCGCCGGTTTATCACTCGGCAGTCTGAGCCAGGCCAATAATAATATTCAGCAGGTTATCGCTGAGGATTATCCCACTACCGTAAAAGCCAACCAGCTTATTGAGAATTTCCAGAGCTTCGTCAGTACGCAGCAATTAATGCTGATGGATGAAAACCAGCGCTGGACGCAGCAGTCTGAAGCGCAGCTCAGCGCCATTAGCGGGCGTATTGGCGCGCTGCTGGCCGATCTTAATAAAACGCTGACTGATGACGCTTCACGTCAGGCGCTGGCGCAGATAGCCGATGTGCGTAAGCAATATCTGGCCTCGCGATTTCGCATTCTCGATGCGGTAAAACGCAACGACCGCAACGCGGCGCTGGAGGAGATGATGTCCACCACGGTGGCGCTCCAGAACGAGTACAAAGCGCGGGTCCAGGCGCTGATTAAAATTCAGGATAACCATATGCGCGAGGCAGGCGTGACGGTGGCGAAAGATTTCAGCAGCAACCGTGCGCTGACGATTGGTCTGACGCTGCTGTGTGTGGTGCTGGGTTCGCTGATGGGCTGGCTTATCGTGCGTGCCATTACGCGCCCGCTCGATCAGGCGGTGCGCTTTGCTGGTGCGATTGCCGAAGGCGATCTCACCCGCTCAGTGGACGTGCAGTCGCGCGATGAAACCGGCGTGTTGCTCAATGCGCTGATGGATATGAAGCAGCGTTTGCAGGCGATTGTGCAGGAGGTGCAGTACAGCGCCGAAAGCATCTCCAGCGCGGCGTCGCAGATTGTCGCGGGCAACCAGGATCTGGCCGCGCGCACCGAAGAGCAGGCAAGCTCCGTCGAGCAGACCGCCGCCTCAATGGAGCAGATCACCTCGACCGTGAAAAACACCGCTGATAATACCAGCGAGGCGACGAAGCTTTCCGCCGACGCCGCTGATGTGGTGAAACGCAACGGCGAAATGATGCAGCAGGTGACCGACAAAATGCGCGTGATTCGCGGCACGTCGGACCGTATGTCAGACATCATCAACCTGATCGACTCCATCGCGTTCCAGACCAATATCCTGGCGCTGAACGCCGCCGTGGAAGCGGCGCGAGCGGGCGAACATGGCCGTGGTTTCGCGGTGGTAGCGGGCGAAGTGCGCCAGCTGGCGCAAAAGAGCGCGTCATCGGCAAGCGAGATCCGCGCGCTGATTGAGGACTCCACCGGTCAGACCCGTGAAGGCATGGAGCTGGTGGAAAAAGCGAGCGGCCTGCTGAATGGCATGGTGGCGAACGTCGGGGAAATGGACACGATCCTCCAGGAAATCGCGCAGGCGAGCCGTGAACAGACCGACGGCATTTCGCAGATCAACACCGCTATCGGCATGATTGACACCACCACGCAGCAGAACTCCGCGCTGGTGGAAGAATCGGTCGCGGCGGCGTCGTCGCTTAATGACCAGGCGCATAACTTAAAAGAGATGATTAAAGTATTCCGTCTCAGCGCCTGA
- a CDS encoding methyl-accepting chemotaxis protein, whose protein sequence is MSSQPFVTQREVTLANDTTLMSTTDLQSYITHANDAFVEVSGYTLEELTGSPHNMVRHPDMPKAAFADMWYTLKQGEPWTGIVKNRCKNGDHYWVRANVAPMVRGGKITGFMSIRTRASAEEIAAVDPLYKALREGRKPRRLFKGLVLRNAWWGKLPALPLRWRLRGVMAALFVAWMAVMASTGASLLVPALAAAVMLFLGGAALEWQIVRPIENVARQALRIATGESQSIEHINRVDEVGVTLRAVGQLGLMCRWLMNDVSGQVSSVRSGSETLARGNDDLNERTRQTVVNVQQTVTTMNQMAASVQNNSATAAAADKLSSEASDAARLGGQTMETVVNTMDEIADSTQRIGSITALINDIAFQTNILALNAAVEAARAGEQGKGFAVVAGEVRHLANRSANAANDIRKLIDASASKVASGTVQVHEAGRTMQDIVNQVENVTRLLGQISQATTEQADGLSDLTRAVAELDAITRKNAALVEESAQVSSMVKHRAGRLKDAVTVLH, encoded by the coding sequence ATGTCTTCTCAGCCGTTCGTTACCCAGCGTGAAGTTACGCTCGCTAACGACACCACGCTTATGTCTACCACCGATCTGCAAAGTTATATCACCCATGCCAACGACGCTTTTGTCGAGGTGAGCGGGTATACGCTTGAGGAGCTGACCGGCAGCCCGCACAACATGGTGCGTCACCCGGATATGCCGAAGGCGGCTTTCGCCGATATGTGGTACACGCTGAAGCAGGGCGAGCCATGGACCGGCATCGTCAAAAACCGCTGTAAAAATGGCGATCACTACTGGGTGCGCGCCAACGTGGCGCCAATGGTGCGCGGCGGAAAAATCACCGGCTTTATGTCGATCCGTACCCGAGCCAGCGCAGAAGAGATTGCGGCGGTGGATCCGCTCTATAAAGCGCTGCGTGAAGGGCGCAAACCGCGCCGTCTGTTTAAAGGGCTGGTGCTGCGCAACGCCTGGTGGGGCAAGCTCCCGGCGCTGCCATTGCGCTGGCGTCTGCGCGGCGTGATGGCGGCGCTGTTTGTGGCCTGGATGGCGGTGATGGCCTCTACTGGCGCATCACTGCTGGTGCCGGCGCTCGCGGCGGCGGTGATGCTCTTCCTTGGCGGCGCGGCGCTGGAGTGGCAGATTGTTCGCCCGATTGAAAACGTGGCGCGCCAGGCGCTGCGCATCGCGACCGGCGAATCGCAAAGCATTGAGCATATTAATCGCGTTGATGAAGTCGGCGTGACGCTGCGCGCGGTTGGTCAGCTGGGGCTGATGTGCCGCTGGCTGATGAATGATGTTTCAGGCCAGGTGAGCAGCGTGCGCAGCGGCAGCGAAACGCTGGCGCGCGGCAATGACGATCTCAACGAGCGCACCCGCCAGACGGTGGTCAACGTGCAGCAAACCGTCACCACCATGAATCAGATGGCGGCGTCGGTACAGAACAACTCCGCCACCGCGGCGGCGGCCGATAAGCTCTCCAGCGAGGCGAGCGACGCGGCGCGTCTTGGCGGTCAGACGATGGAAACCGTGGTCAACACGATGGACGAAATCGCCGACAGCACGCAGCGTATCGGCTCCATCACGGCGCTGATTAACGATATCGCCTTTCAGACTAACATCCTGGCGCTTAACGCCGCCGTGGAAGCCGCGCGGGCGGGCGAACAGGGTAAAGGTTTTGCCGTGGTGGCGGGCGAAGTGCGCCATCTGGCGAACCGCAGCGCGAATGCCGCCAACGATATCCGCAAGCTGATCGACGCCAGCGCCAGCAAAGTGGCGTCCGGCACGGTGCAGGTCCATGAAGCGGGCCGCACCATGCAGGATATCGTTAACCAGGTGGAAAACGTGACGCGTCTGCTGGGGCAGATAAGCCAGGCGACCACCGAACAGGCTGACGGGCTTTCCGATCTCACCCGCGCGGTAGCCGAACTGGATGCCATCACCCGTAAAAACGCGGCGCTGGTGGAAGAGAGCGCGCAGGTTTCTTCTATGGTGAAACACCGCGCAGGACGTTTAAAAGACGCCGTCACGGTGCTGCATTAA
- a CDS encoding diguanylate cyclase, with amino-acid sequence MDLQRIDLSLKELNQAVKLHYEWSGKFLELVLLGSEPDNTFIHPQSHLYCRFHHWVVSCNNIPSRYARFIGNISETHKTMHDYARTLIQSIAIKQVDAVALYAYHEAQQQFVASVDDYRQQLISLRNRHDTLTGLPLRQLMYEDFDFMHARAPQESLWLLIIDIDRFKKVNDTYGHNAGDDVLREVAQRLKSEAQEGERVYRFGGEEFIVLLESHTPEAARAAGLRLCGCPSRHPITLNGETLTVTLTGGLTGVQPHETLHAAIGRADDAMYFGKNSGRNRCILALDDLTRETLK; translated from the coding sequence ATGGATTTGCAACGGATAGATTTATCGTTAAAAGAATTAAACCAGGCCGTTAAATTACATTATGAGTGGAGCGGCAAATTTTTAGAGCTTGTATTATTAGGTAGCGAACCTGATAACACATTTATACATCCACAGTCACATCTTTATTGCCGTTTTCACCATTGGGTTGTCTCGTGCAATAATATTCCTTCCCGCTACGCGCGCTTTATTGGGAATATTAGCGAAACACATAAAACCATGCATGACTATGCGCGCACGTTAATTCAGTCGATTGCAATTAAACAGGTGGATGCCGTCGCGTTATATGCTTACCACGAGGCGCAGCAGCAGTTTGTGGCAAGCGTTGATGATTACCGCCAGCAGCTGATCTCACTACGCAACCGGCACGACACACTGACCGGGCTGCCGCTGCGCCAGTTGATGTACGAAGATTTCGATTTCATGCACGCACGCGCGCCGCAGGAGAGCCTGTGGCTGCTGATTATTGATATCGACCGTTTTAAAAAGGTCAATGATACCTACGGGCATAACGCCGGAGATGATGTGCTGCGCGAGGTGGCGCAACGCCTGAAATCTGAAGCGCAAGAGGGTGAGCGGGTGTACCGCTTTGGCGGCGAAGAGTTCATCGTTCTGCTGGAGTCGCATACGCCGGAAGCTGCGCGGGCGGCAGGCTTACGGCTCTGCGGTTGCCCCTCCCGGCATCCGATTACGCTTAACGGCGAGACGCTAACGGTGACGCTCACGGGCGGCCTGACAGGCGTACAGCCACATGAAACCTTGCATGCGGCCATTGGTCGCGCGGACGACGCGATGTATTTCGGGAAAAATAGCGGACGCAACCGCTGTATTCTGGCGCTTGATGACCTTACGCGGGAAACGCTGAAATAA
- the ygjG gene encoding putrescine aminotransferase, giving the protein MNRLPNSASALACTAHALNLIEKRTLTHEEMKALNREVHDYFQQHVNPGFLEYRKSVTAGGDYGAVEWQAGGLNTLVDTQGQEFLDCLGGFGIFNVGHRNPVVVSAVENQLAKQPLHSQELLDPLRAMLAKTLAALTPGKLKYSFFCNSGTESVEAAIKLAKAYQSPRGKFTFVAASGAFHGKSLGALSATAKAAFRKPFMPLLPGFRHVPFGNIDALRELLGECKKTGDDVAAVILEPIQGEGGVILPPPGYLLAVRKLCDEYGALLILDEVQTGMGRTGKMFACEHENVQPDILCLAKALGGGVMPIGATVATEEVFSVLFDNPFLHTTTFGGNPLACAAALATIHVLLEENLPAQAEQKGDMLLDGFRQLAREYPHLVQEARGRGMLMAIEFVDNETGYRFASEMFRQRVLVAGTLNNAKTIRIEPPLTLTIEQCEQVLTAARKALETLSTAHSTTAVATES; this is encoded by the coding sequence TTGAACAGGTTACCTAACAGCGCCTCGGCTCTTGCCTGTACCGCGCACGCACTGAATCTCATCGAAAAGCGCACGCTGACGCATGAGGAGATGAAAGCACTTAACCGGGAGGTGCACGACTACTTCCAGCAGCATGTAAACCCAGGGTTTTTAGAGTATCGAAAATCAGTCACCGCTGGCGGGGATTACGGAGCCGTAGAGTGGCAGGCGGGAGGTCTTAATACGCTTGTCGACACCCAGGGACAGGAGTTCCTCGATTGCCTGGGTGGGTTTGGCATTTTTAACGTGGGGCACCGTAATCCAGTTGTTGTATCCGCCGTAGAAAATCAGCTTGCGAAACAGCCTCTGCACAGCCAGGAGCTGCTCGACCCGCTAAGAGCGATGCTCGCCAAAACCCTCGCCGCGCTGACGCCCGGTAAACTTAAGTACAGCTTCTTTTGCAACAGCGGAACGGAATCGGTCGAGGCGGCGATAAAGCTCGCGAAAGCGTATCAGTCGCCGCGCGGCAAATTCACCTTTGTGGCCGCGAGCGGCGCCTTCCACGGCAAATCGCTCGGCGCGCTCTCCGCCACCGCCAAAGCGGCGTTTCGTAAACCGTTTATGCCGCTGCTGCCGGGCTTTCGCCATGTGCCGTTCGGCAATATCGACGCGCTGCGCGAGCTGCTTGGCGAGTGCAAAAAAACCGGCGATGACGTGGCGGCCGTAATCCTGGAGCCTATCCAGGGCGAAGGCGGCGTTATTCTGCCGCCGCCGGGGTATCTGCTGGCGGTGCGCAAGCTGTGTGATGAATACGGCGCGCTGCTTATCCTCGACGAAGTGCAGACCGGCATGGGCCGCACCGGCAAGATGTTCGCCTGCGAGCATGAAAACGTGCAGCCGGACATTCTGTGTCTCGCCAAAGCGCTCGGCGGCGGCGTCATGCCGATTGGTGCGACGGTGGCGACAGAAGAGGTGTTCTCGGTGCTGTTCGACAACCCGTTCCTGCACACCACCACGTTTGGCGGCAACCCGCTCGCCTGCGCGGCGGCGCTCGCCACTATTCATGTCCTGCTGGAAGAAAACCTGCCCGCCCAGGCGGAGCAGAAAGGCGACATGCTGCTGGACGGCTTCCGTCAACTGGCGCGTGAATACCCGCACCTGGTGCAGGAGGCGCGCGGACGCGGGATGTTAATGGCTATTGAGTTTGTCGATAACGAAACCGGCTACCGCTTCGCGAGCGAGATGTTCCGTCAGCGTGTGCTGGTGGCAGGCACGCTCAATAACGCCAAAACGATCCGCATTGAGCCGCCGCTGACGCTGACCATTGAGCAGTGCGAGCAGGTGCTCACTGCCGCGCGCAAGGCGCTTGAAACCCTCAGCACCGCCCACAGCACAACGGCGGTCGCCACCGAAAGCTAA